In Candidatus Poribacteria bacterium, the following proteins share a genomic window:
- a CDS encoding creatininase family protein has product MRHNEVRWERMFPDELEAAFEACPMVYLPYGLCEPHGWHNAVGMDAIRAHECSCQAAQAHGGIVAPSFYWHCHEIGGYGAWGHNQVNQERPWLTAIPPWMFLKNMCYHIRAVDALGFHGAILFSGHSGPHRLDVPVVIEIMQAHVGVRMYSTMSIGADIERFEDGKGLGGHAGRGETSVLWAVAPDCVDMSRMPTDDARAPHFAMGSFNESSSRQVGEQMVADIVGHFGEKTKELLSAYKAEVSNHTPLTFDDVEGIWEDEIRPKLAEFASIQPPEPAPPSNSRWYPNSQVPKKGRIL; this is encoded by the coding sequence ATGAGACACAACGAGGTGCGATGGGAACGGATGTTTCCAGATGAGTTAGAAGCGGCGTTCGAGGCGTGTCCGATGGTGTATCTACCTTATGGGTTGTGCGAACCACACGGTTGGCACAATGCGGTCGGGATGGATGCGATTCGGGCGCACGAATGCTCGTGTCAGGCGGCGCAAGCACACGGTGGGATTGTCGCACCATCGTTTTACTGGCACTGCCATGAGATCGGCGGCTACGGTGCATGGGGACACAACCAAGTGAATCAAGAGCGGCCGTGGCTGACGGCGATACCGCCTTGGATGTTTTTGAAGAATATGTGCTATCATATCCGAGCGGTGGATGCCTTGGGTTTTCATGGTGCGATTCTGTTCTCAGGGCATTCGGGTCCGCATCGGTTAGACGTGCCGGTGGTGATCGAAATTATGCAGGCACATGTCGGTGTTCGGATGTATTCGACGATGAGCATCGGTGCGGATATTGAGCGTTTTGAGGACGGTAAAGGGTTGGGTGGACACGCTGGACGCGGTGAAACGTCCGTACTTTGGGCAGTTGCGCCAGACTGTGTGGATATGTCGCGGATGCCGACAGATGACGCACGCGCACCTCATTTCGCAATGGGGTCTTTCAACGAATCCTCCAGCCGTCAAGTTGGGGAACAAATGGTGGCAGATATTGTGGGGCATTTCGGTGAAAAGACGAAGGAATTGCTGTCGGCATACAAAGCAGAAGTGTCGAATCACACGCCACTGACGTTTGATGATGTGGAAGGAATTTGGGAAGACGAGATCCGACCGAAGTTGGCTGAGTTTGCTTCCATACAGCCTCCCGAACCAGCACCGCCTTCCAATTCCCGATGGTATCCGAACTCACAGGTGCCTAAGAAAGGGCGGATACTCTAA
- a CDS encoding VOC family protein: protein MSRYLEHANMTVNDLEKAIDFLTTAFPDFRVRGGGDNANGTKWCHLGTDDFYIALSDRKHPFTGDRKGTYVNHLGFAVDDAEGIRKRLLAAGYKEGYKVGPHPHRKRIYFIDADGFEWEFVEYFTDDPAKRNDYSQ, encoded by the coding sequence ATGAGCCGTTATCTTGAACACGCCAACATGACCGTGAATGACCTTGAAAAAGCAATCGATTTTCTAACAACTGCCTTTCCAGATTTTCGAGTTAGGGGCGGCGGTGATAATGCGAACGGAACGAAATGGTGTCATCTTGGGACTGATGATTTTTATATTGCCTTGTCAGACCGCAAGCATCCGTTCACAGGGGACCGTAAGGGGACCTATGTAAACCATCTCGGTTTTGCTGTTGATGATGCTGAGGGTATCAGAAAACGCTTGCTGGCTGCCGGATATAAAGAGGGGTATAAAGTCGGACCCCATCCCCACCGAAAGCGAATCTATTTCATTGATGCGGACGGTTTTGAATGGGAGTTCGTCGAGTACTTCACGGACGATCCAGCGAAACGCAACGATTATTCACAGTGA
- a CDS encoding sigma 54-interacting transcriptional regulator yields MKWINIAKTSEIGPGQNIVVKCEGEDIAIFNAGEAFYAVNNACPHQGGPLNQGVLTDNLITCPWHGWKYDLKSGCPITTPNLRTYPLRIRGGTLQIAITPEASANNRLDDTLFSETIGTDQVYEILEQIQLGKTLDEVFENIHAGLQNIVPHNRLGIALIDESSGDLVQCKTKSNRKILLDNGFSAKIKGSSLEPILNSGEARIIDDFREILAKRPTNWTRLMVQEGMRSNLTLPLKVQGKPIGVVFFTSEKPRAFSEAHIGRLKPIAGQLSILIEKGNWADKLAENNKRYRTLFEMSNDAIFICPSLTEAFVTVNENFCAWLGYTHQELINLSPRDLMPPDEFQSTHETLKKLDQQNPITFQTELSRKNKSRLPLEIRAVRIAHDEREFIQGFARDLSEVKALSAQLKARHSFGNLIGKNRKMQEIFELIRLVAPMKTTVLIQGESGTGKEPISHAIHYNSERAKKNFIRVNCAGLVDNLLESELFGHVKGAFTDAIATREGRFAAADGGTLFLDEIGELSLGTQAKLLRVLQEGEYEMVGSTETKKVDVRVIAATNRILKTEIDAGRFREDLYYRLNVVPITPPPLRERRDDIPLLSEHFIEKFSQQTRKSIHRISPDALEILVDYTYPGNVRELENIIEHAFVKCQGGSIEKQHLPLDLISLRDDIVTQALRESNPLAALERELVQRVLEESDGKPQLAAQRLGISRTTLWRKLKAI; encoded by the coding sequence GTGAAGTGGATTAACATTGCCAAAACATCTGAAATTGGGCCGGGACAGAATATTGTCGTCAAATGTGAGGGGGAAGACATCGCGATCTTCAACGCAGGTGAAGCGTTTTATGCTGTCAATAACGCCTGTCCGCATCAGGGCGGACCGCTCAACCAAGGGGTATTGACAGACAACCTCATCACCTGCCCGTGGCACGGTTGGAAATACGACCTGAAAAGCGGATGCCCTATTACCACGCCGAACCTCCGAACCTATCCACTCCGGATTCGGGGGGGAACGCTTCAGATTGCGATTACGCCTGAAGCATCAGCAAACAACAGGCTGGACGATACCCTTTTTAGCGAAACCATTGGAACCGATCAGGTCTATGAAATCCTTGAGCAGATTCAGCTCGGAAAGACACTCGATGAAGTCTTTGAGAACATCCATGCTGGACTTCAGAACATAGTGCCGCATAACCGGTTAGGTATCGCACTCATTGACGAATCTTCCGGTGATTTAGTGCAGTGCAAAACGAAATCCAACAGAAAAATCTTGCTGGACAATGGGTTTTCAGCAAAAATCAAAGGGTCAAGCCTTGAACCGATCCTCAATTCAGGTGAAGCACGGATTATTGACGATTTTAGGGAAATTCTCGCAAAAAGACCGACAAACTGGACAAGGCTGATGGTTCAAGAAGGGATGCGCTCAAATCTGACACTTCCACTCAAGGTGCAGGGTAAACCGATTGGTGTCGTCTTTTTTACCAGTGAAAAACCCCGAGCATTCTCCGAGGCACATATTGGGCGACTGAAACCCATTGCCGGACAACTCTCAATTCTGATTGAAAAAGGGAATTGGGCAGACAAACTCGCCGAAAACAACAAACGATACCGCACACTTTTTGAGATGTCCAACGACGCAATCTTCATTTGTCCATCACTGACAGAAGCGTTTGTTACCGTAAACGAAAATTTCTGTGCCTGGCTCGGTTACACACACCAAGAACTCATCAATCTGTCCCCGCGTGACCTAATGCCTCCTGATGAATTTCAAAGCACCCACGAAACGCTCAAAAAACTCGACCAACAGAATCCTATTACCTTCCAAACTGAACTGTCCCGTAAGAATAAAAGCCGCTTACCCTTGGAAATTCGCGCGGTCCGAATTGCGCATGACGAGCGGGAGTTTATCCAGGGGTTTGCCCGTGATCTCTCGGAGGTAAAGGCACTCAGTGCCCAACTGAAGGCGCGCCATTCGTTTGGGAATCTCATCGGAAAAAATCGGAAAATGCAGGAGATTTTCGAGTTAATTCGACTCGTCGCACCCATGAAAACGACTGTCCTGATTCAAGGCGAAAGCGGGACCGGCAAAGAACCGATTTCCCACGCGATCCACTACAATAGCGAGAGGGCAAAAAAAAACTTCATCCGCGTCAATTGCGCCGGTTTAGTTGATAATCTGCTGGAGAGTGAGCTCTTTGGACATGTCAAAGGGGCATTTACCGATGCTATCGCAACGCGCGAAGGACGATTCGCAGCTGCGGATGGCGGCACCCTTTTCCTTGATGAAATCGGTGAATTAAGTCTCGGAACACAGGCGAAGTTGCTCCGCGTCTTGCAAGAGGGCGAATATGAAATGGTCGGTTCAACCGAGACAAAGAAAGTAGATGTCCGCGTCATTGCAGCGACAAATCGAATCCTGAAAACAGAAATTGATGCCGGACGTTTCCGCGAGGATTTATACTACAGGCTCAACGTCGTTCCGATTACGCCGCCGCCACTCCGCGAAAGACGAGATGACATCCCACTCCTCAGTGAACACTTCATCGAAAAATTTAGTCAACAGACCCGAAAATCCATTCATCGTATTTCACCCGATGCCCTTGAAATTTTAGTGGATTATACCTACCCCGGCAATGTGCGAGAGTTGGAGAACATTATAGAGCATGCATTCGTCAAATGTCAGGGTGGAAGCATTGAAAAGCAACATTTACCACTCGATCTTATTTCGTTGAGAGACGATATTGTTACGCAGGCACTCAGGGAAAGCAACCCGCTTGCTGCATTGGAACGTGAATTAGTCCAACGGGTTTTGGAGGAGTCTGATGGAAAGCCACAGCTCGCTGCACAGCGTTTGGGGATTAGTCGTACAACCCTATGGCGAAAACTTAAGGCGATATAG
- a CDS encoding phytanoyl-CoA dioxygenase family protein → MAKALSLVAYNDLESQVEALERDGYVYFPSVLDADEIADLRATMDRLEAIPASHDRDETLENGDAFLHKLISNSFNRDLLYLQFLDKSPVFEVAEAAHGEDCHCIGMHSWLTGPGRPDQGLHTDWLPISLPAEIRSDPRVKIPIFITTAHYYLNDMYEELGPTKFVPGSHFSGCSPNGATEWNNRGEESILCNAGDVVLFRSEVWHRGSANTSNEIRYLMQVHYANRMITQKYPPYLNKFQFDESILAQANPRQRRLLGDHRPSNYD, encoded by the coding sequence ATGGCGAAAGCCCTCTCACTTGTTGCTTATAACGATTTAGAAAGCCAAGTTGAGGCATTGGAAAGGGATGGGTACGTCTATTTCCCCAGTGTGCTTGATGCCGATGAAATTGCTGACTTGCGCGCAACCATGGATCGATTAGAGGCAATTCCAGCGTCTCATGATCGGGACGAAACACTTGAAAATGGCGATGCATTCCTCCACAAGCTCATCAGCAACTCGTTTAATCGAGACCTCTTGTATCTCCAATTTCTTGACAAATCACCGGTTTTTGAAGTCGCTGAGGCGGCACACGGTGAGGATTGTCATTGCATCGGTATGCATTCGTGGTTGACAGGACCCGGGCGGCCGGATCAAGGGTTACATACCGATTGGCTACCAATCAGTCTACCTGCGGAGATTCGTTCCGATCCACGCGTCAAAATCCCAATCTTCATCACTACCGCTCATTATTATCTCAACGATATGTATGAGGAGTTAGGACCGACGAAGTTTGTGCCGGGCAGCCACTTCTCAGGATGCTCCCCGAACGGGGCAACTGAGTGGAATAACCGGGGGGAAGAGAGTATCCTATGCAATGCAGGGGACGTGGTGCTTTTCCGCAGTGAAGTCTGGCATCGTGGCTCTGCCAATACCAGTAACGAAATTCGTTATCTCATGCAGGTACACTACGCCAATCGGATGATTACACAGAAATACCCGCCCTATCTGAATAAATTTCAATTTGATGAATCGATTCTCGCCCAAGCTAACCCTCGACAGAGACGGCTCCTTGGCGATCATCGACCGAGCAATTACGATTGA
- a CDS encoding superoxide dismutase family protein yields the protein MKQRLIFIGVMPTFFLLIGISILLVGCERAHQQVSVLPTVPAKQANAMISASNDSGLTGMAVFTQNGDQITLTAEIQGASPGLHAIHIHAYGDCSAPDGTSAGGHWNPTDVAHGKWGEGEFHLGDIGNITVGEDGTGRITLTTDLWEIGTGSDIDVVGRSIIVHADADDFVSQPSGNAGARIGCGVIVLAE from the coding sequence ATGAAACAGCGTTTAATTTTCATCGGCGTAATGCCCACATTTTTCCTATTGATTGGTATCTCTATCCTATTGGTAGGGTGCGAGCGAGCGCACCAACAGGTAAGCGTTCTTCCAACTGTGCCTGCAAAACAAGCAAACGCTATGATTAGCGCATCGAACGACAGTGGCTTAACTGGAATGGCAGTCTTCACACAAAATGGCGACCAAATCACACTCACGGCTGAAATCCAGGGCGCGTCCCCCGGTCTGCACGCCATTCATATCCACGCATACGGTGATTGCAGTGCACCCGATGGCACATCCGCTGGCGGTCACTGGAATCCTACCGATGTTGCGCACGGAAAATGGGGAGAAGGTGAGTTTCATCTTGGAGATATCGGTAATATCACCGTCGGAGAAGATGGGACGGGTCGTATTACGTTGACGACAGATCTCTGGGAAATCGGTACCGGCTCCGACATAGATGTTGTCGGCAGAAGTATCATTGTCCATGCTGATGCGGACGATTTCGTCTCGCAACCTTCAGGCAATGCAGGCGCGCGTATCGGATGTGGTGTCATCGTATTAGCAGAATAG
- a CDS encoding phytanoyl-CoA dioxygenase family protein, producing MSKALSLVAYNDLESQVEALERDGYVYFPNVLNAEEIAELRAMMDRLETIPECLDRHQVPQNGDGFLNKIINNSFNRDLLYLQFLDKSPIIEVAEATHGEDCHCIGMQSWITGPGRPDQGLHTDWLPISLPADVRSDPRVKVPIFITTAHYYLNDMSEELGPTKFVPGSHFSGCSPNGATEWNNRSEESILCNAGDVVLFRSEVWHRGSANTSDETRYLLQVHYAQRMITQKYPPYLNKFQFDESILAQVNPRQRRLLGDHRPSNYD from the coding sequence ATGTCGAAAGCTCTATCACTTGTTGCCTATAACGACTTAGAAAGCCAAGTTGAAGCCCTTGAAAGGGATGGTTATGTTTATTTCCCGAACGTGCTTAATGCTGAGGAAATCGCTGAATTGCGTGCAATGATGGATCGATTAGAGACGATCCCTGAGTGTTTGGATCGGCACCAAGTGCCTCAAAATGGCGACGGATTTCTCAACAAAATCATCAATAATTCGTTTAATCGAGACTTGCTGTATCTCCAATTCCTTGACAAATCACCTATTATTGAGGTTGCCGAGGCGACGCACGGTGAGGATTGTCATTGTATCGGTATGCAATCGTGGATAACGGGACCGGGACGTCCGGATCAGGGGTTACATACCGATTGGCTGCCAATCTCCCTACCGGCAGACGTTCGCTCCGATCCACGCGTTAAAGTCCCAATCTTCATCACTACCGCTCATTATTATCTCAATGATATGTCCGAGGAATTGGGACCGACGAAGTTCGTGCCGGGCAGCCATTTCTCAGGGTGCTCTCCAAACGGAGCAACCGAGTGGAACAATCGGAGTGAAGAGAGTATCCTATGCAATGCAGGGGATGTCGTGCTTTTCCGCAGCGAAGTCTGGCATCGGGGTTCTGCCAATACGAGTGACGAAACCAGGTACCTCTTGCAGGTACACTATGCCCAACGGATGATTACACAGAAATATCCACCCTATTTGAACAAATTTCAGTTTGACGAATCTATCCTCGCGCAAGTGAACCCTCGGCAGAGGCGGCTCCTCGGAGATCATCGACCAAGCAATTATGATTGA
- a CDS encoding GIY-YIG nuclease family protein, whose protein sequence is MARDTNRRIEANLRNSEFRKLLEEAKRMVQPGKNQDAVYHILKHMDQEKDENDPSLFWHIPDRQLGEMIGVSKTAVSNARQRLIRERRGIKKVVKNVGTSKAKVIGKGGESVYLYYFPTYQLFNKLHLEVPYFPCNIGKTIGDVKDRISDQIGQQLPEKPKIALIIRTDDCKALETKIHDELKRRGDWLDPKSGADVVGVEWFLTNPAEVEGIFKSIHRTENSNE, encoded by the coding sequence ATGGCAAGAGACACCAACCGCCGAATTGAAGCTAATCTCAGGAATTCAGAGTTTAGAAAACTGCTTGAAGAAGCAAAACGCATGGTACAACCAGGTAAAAACCAAGACGCGGTGTACCATATTCTGAAACACATGGATCAGGAAAAGGACGAAAACGATCCTTCTCTGTTTTGGCATATCCCTGATAGGCAACTCGGTGAGATGATAGGTGTGAGTAAAACCGCTGTCTCGAACGCACGCCAACGTCTGATTCGGGAAAGGAGGGGTATAAAGAAAGTTGTAAAGAACGTTGGCACATCTAAGGCGAAGGTTATCGGTAAGGGAGGTGAGTCTGTTTATCTCTATTATTTTCCTACTTATCAACTATTCAATAAATTACACCTGGAAGTGCCTTATTTTCCATGCAACATCGGTAAGACTATCGGGGACGTTAAAGACAGGATCAGTGATCAAATTGGTCAGCAACTTCCAGAGAAACCCAAAATAGCACTCATTATCAGAACAGATGATTGCAAAGCATTGGAAACGAAAATACACGATGAATTAAAGAGGAGAGGAGACTGGCTTGATCCGAAGTCAGGTGCTGATGTTGTTGGAGTAGAATGGTTTCTGACGAATCCAGCCGAAGTTGAAGGAATCTTTAAGTCTATTCACAGAACGGAGAACTCCAATGAATGA
- a CDS encoding phytanoyl-CoA dioxygenase family protein, with protein MNTEVTSEQIEFYRENGFLILDDFLKGAELSSWQDAVDEAVAQHVSDDDAFHNQKGEDGYYKNVFVQCVNLWKTSEQIKQLILNPELGKLAADLAGTSGVRLYHDHAMVKQPWANPTNFHVDNPYDPFYSRQAIMFWIALDDTTVQNGCLYFLPGTHKTSGFEIGGSLGQAGVGELFREYPEWAEIEPCAAEMKAGAGVFISGMVAHAAGPNMTTHPRRAFAMLFMPEDATFNGKKSALPDEIFEKLKAGDVLADDEHLPVVFSYRNGSTLANQS; from the coding sequence ATGAACACAGAAGTTACGAGCGAACAGATTGAATTTTATCGTGAAAACGGATTTCTGATTCTTGACGACTTCCTAAAGGGTGCCGAATTGTCATCGTGGCAGGATGCTGTTGACGAGGCTGTTGCGCAGCATGTGAGCGATGATGATGCCTTTCACAACCAAAAAGGAGAAGACGGTTACTACAAAAACGTCTTTGTTCAATGCGTCAATTTGTGGAAGACGAGCGAGCAGATTAAACAGTTGATTCTTAACCCTGAATTGGGGAAGCTGGCGGCGGACCTCGCTGGCACTTCGGGCGTGCGATTGTATCATGACCACGCGATGGTTAAGCAGCCGTGGGCAAATCCTACGAACTTCCATGTGGATAATCCTTATGACCCGTTCTATTCACGTCAGGCGATCATGTTCTGGATAGCACTTGACGATACAACGGTTCAGAACGGCTGCCTGTATTTTCTGCCCGGCACACATAAAACGAGCGGCTTTGAGATTGGCGGAAGTCTCGGACAGGCAGGTGTCGGCGAACTGTTCCGCGAATATCCAGAGTGGGCGGAGATTGAACCCTGCGCCGCTGAGATGAAAGCGGGAGCCGGTGTGTTTATCAGTGGGATGGTCGCGCATGCGGCGGGGCCGAATATGACGACGCACCCGCGCCGTGCGTTTGCAATGCTTTTTATGCCGGAGGATGCCACATTCAATGGGAAAAAGAGTGCCCTGCCCGATGAAATATTTGAGAAGTTGAAGGCTGGCGATGTATTGGCGGATGATGAACATCTGCCAGTGGTTTTCTCATATCGAAACGGCAGTACATTGGCAAATCAGTCTTAA
- a CDS encoding mandelate racemase/muconate lactonizing enzyme family protein: MRIQKVRAFPLAYPEPHYKGIERYITLARVESDDGLVGWGECISQFREATLATKIIIEQGFAPMLTGEDALDVERHWQKMLDHIWWYGPEGIAAFAVSAVDMALWDLKGKALGLPVCKLLGGQIHDKIIAMASIIFDMEDLDWTLNEFGWLREQNYRVVKGGWGMRPEAVFGLDRQRDIEMVRRVREVIGDELELVVDTPGHRRVWDVPTAIQRFRDLEPYRLKWIEQPLPPDNFEAYAQLRASVMTPIGTGEDEWDVESYKRLIQSGGVDIVQIDPGRCHGLTGCRHAIKLIEAESLQFSAHTWSSALNTAASLHMLAISAHADCADFKPHESPMQHELASDPWVQEDGYIAIRDTPGLGITVREDVVEKYSFG; encoded by the coding sequence ATGAGAATTCAAAAAGTTCGGGCGTTTCCACTTGCTTACCCGGAGCCACACTACAAAGGTATCGAACGCTATATCACGCTCGCCCGTGTGGAAAGCGACGATGGTCTTGTGGGTTGGGGGGAGTGTATCTCACAATTTCGAGAAGCGACACTCGCAACAAAGATAATCATTGAGCAGGGATTTGCACCGATGCTTACCGGTGAAGATGCTTTAGATGTGGAACGACACTGGCAGAAGATGCTCGACCACATCTGGTGGTATGGACCCGAAGGCATCGCTGCATTCGCTGTCAGTGCTGTAGATATGGCGTTGTGGGACTTAAAAGGCAAGGCACTCGGTTTACCCGTTTGTAAACTCCTTGGGGGTCAAATACACGACAAAATTATTGCCATGGCATCAATCATCTTTGATATGGAAGACTTGGACTGGACACTCAACGAATTTGGGTGGTTGCGAGAGCAGAACTACCGCGTTGTCAAAGGCGGTTGGGGGATGCGCCCAGAGGCGGTATTCGGTCTCGACCGCCAGCGTGACATTGAGATGGTGCGTCGCGTGCGTGAGGTCATCGGAGATGAGCTTGAGTTGGTCGTTGATACGCCTGGGCACCGTCGCGTTTGGGATGTCCCGACAGCCATCCAACGCTTCCGAGATTTGGAGCCCTATCGGCTCAAATGGATCGAGCAACCCTTACCGCCCGATAACTTTGAAGCGTACGCCCAGCTACGTGCATCGGTCATGACACCCATCGGTACAGGTGAGGATGAGTGGGACGTTGAGAGTTACAAACGGCTCATCCAATCCGGTGGGGTCGATATCGTACAAATTGATCCGGGACGTTGCCATGGGCTCACCGGCTGCCGACATGCTATCAAATTGATTGAGGCGGAGAGTCTACAGTTCAGTGCCCATACATGGAGCAGTGCCCTAAACACTGCTGCGAGTTTGCACATGCTCGCGATTTCGGCACATGCCGATTGTGCAGATTTCAAGCCCCACGAATCCCCAATGCAGCATGAATTGGCCAGCGATCCGTGGGTACAAGAGGACGGTTATATCGCCATTCGCGACACGCCAGGATTGGGGATTACGGTGCGAGAAGATGTTGTGGAAAAATATTCGTTTGGATAG
- a CDS encoding zinc-binding dehydrogenase: MMKTQTVKYGENGGVEIIDIDVADPQAGEVQVQHAACGVCAWDLATFRDGGYAPPGHEGVGYVTKVGSGVRDIEEGMRVASVALGFDGIKNCSTEDLYILPESDIADEYWLVEPASCVVTGLDTAPLRPADNVAVIGCGFMGLMFVQALSRFYTHDLIAIDLVEKRLELAESLGAESTYNPKEIDASELISELRARPIDVVFDCSGKAAGLNLATKIVRQGGHINLFGCIREEVTFNGAAWHGGAFNLVSSSPGAKIRDPFLPAIRFLERGIIDLKPLITHTVSLKDYPALLKEATSGDGSYIKGVVKAT; encoded by the coding sequence ATGATGAAAACGCAAACGGTTAAGTATGGAGAAAACGGCGGTGTCGAAATTATTGATATTGATGTCGCTGATCCACAGGCGGGTGAAGTGCAGGTTCAGCATGCTGCATGTGGTGTCTGCGCCTGGGACTTAGCAACCTTTCGGGACGGTGGTTACGCGCCGCCGGGACATGAAGGCGTTGGTTATGTCACCAAAGTTGGGAGCGGTGTCCGAGATATTGAGGAAGGGATGCGTGTTGCGAGCGTAGCGTTGGGGTTCGATGGTATCAAGAACTGTTCAACTGAAGACCTATATATCCTTCCAGAATCGGATATTGCGGACGAATACTGGCTTGTTGAGCCGGCTTCGTGCGTTGTAACAGGTCTCGACACTGCCCCCTTGCGACCCGCCGACAACGTAGCAGTTATCGGATGCGGTTTTATGGGACTTATGTTTGTTCAGGCATTGAGCCGATTCTACACGCATGATCTTATCGCCATTGATCTCGTTGAGAAACGTCTGGAACTGGCAGAATCGCTCGGTGCTGAATCTACGTATAATCCTAAGGAAATTGATGCCTCCGAGTTAATATCAGAGCTAAGAGCACGCCCGATTGACGTGGTATTCGACTGTTCCGGTAAGGCTGCAGGGTTAAATCTCGCCACGAAGATTGTTCGCCAAGGTGGACATATCAATCTTTTCGGTTGTATTCGCGAGGAAGTAACATTCAACGGTGCCGCGTGGCACGGCGGCGCGTTTAATTTGGTGAGTTCATCGCCCGGCGCAAAGATTCGGGACCCGTTCCTGCCAGCGATCCGGTTCCTCGAACGGGGTATCATTGACTTAAAGCCCCTCATAACGCACACTGTGTCGCTTAAGGATTATCCAGCACTGCTCAAAGAAGCGACGAGTGGTGATGGAAGTTACATCAAAGGTGTCGTGAAAGCAACGTAA
- a CDS encoding type II CAAX endopeptidase family protein, producing MQDNPFETCRGLRSRTLIIKGILALVASFITIAILFRFSGSPLPSALLSLFLYGFFFLFNLGGLSRANLSYDRLFGTLPTWRTLGRYSLWVVPLVVVAIASLYLLFLPLSYVFPGFVKSWYLESSTIMIWKSGDNHILANMVNYLTIVLVAPVLEEFFARGILLTRWTVKWGIPRAIFASSAVFALLHTNFLGAFCFACAMAILYIRTKSLFIPISLHILNNLTAWIMESLTMDIDSSISYETIAGFQESWSIGLIALVISVPCVILFWKRYIPKTDWRVPYLIESDGCENDTTE from the coding sequence ATGCAAGATAATCCGTTTGAAACGTGTCGCGGACTTCGCAGTAGGACACTGATAATAAAGGGTATTTTGGCACTTGTCGCCAGTTTCATTACTATCGCTATTCTCTTTAGATTCAGCGGCTCTCCACTTCCAAGCGCACTATTGAGTTTATTTTTGTACGGCTTCTTCTTTCTGTTTAACCTTGGGGGACTATCCCGCGCAAATTTGTCTTATGACCGACTGTTTGGAACACTTCCGACATGGCGTACACTGGGACGGTATAGCCTCTGGGTAGTGCCACTTGTGGTCGTCGCCATTGCCTCTCTTTACCTTCTATTTTTGCCATTATCCTACGTTTTTCCGGGATTTGTCAAGTCGTGGTACCTCGAGAGTTCCACAATAATGATTTGGAAGAGCGGTGATAACCATATCCTCGCGAATATGGTAAATTACCTCACAATTGTGTTGGTTGCACCTGTGCTGGAGGAGTTTTTCGCACGTGGAATTTTGCTAACGCGATGGACTGTCAAGTGGGGTATACCACGGGCTATTTTCGCTTCATCAGCTGTCTTTGCACTTCTGCATACTAATTTCCTCGGTGCGTTCTGCTTTGCTTGTGCGATGGCTATTCTTTATATTCGGACAAAATCCCTTTTTATACCGATTAGCCTCCACATTCTAAATAACCTAACCGCTTGGATTATGGAGTCTCTTACAATGGACATCGATTCCTCCATTTCGTACGAAACAATTGCCGGATTTCAAGAATCTTGGAGCATAGGGCTGATAGCACTTGTCATTAGCGTCCCATGCGTTATCCTATTCTGGAAACGCTATATCCCAAAGACTGACTGGCGGGTTCCGTACCTCATAGAATCTGATGGCTGTGAAAACGACACCACCGAGTAA